GCCAACGAGCTCGCGCCCTTCAAGCCCGCCTGGCTCGAGGAGCCCTGCCCGCCGGAGAACCTGAAGGCGCTGGAGAAGGTCGCCGCCAAGGTGGACATCCCGGTCGCCACGGGTGAGCGCATCCACGACCGCATCGAGTTCCGCGAGCTCTTCGAGAGCCAGGCCGTGGACATCATCCAGCCGGACGTCGGTCACATCGGCGGCATCTGGGAGACGCGCAAGCTGGCCGCGACCGCCGAGACGCACTACGTGCTCGTCGCCCCGCACAACGTCGGCGGCCCGGTCCTCACCGCGGCCTCGCTCCAGGTAGGGTTCACCTCCCCGAACTTCAAGATCCTCGAGCACTTCAACGACTTCGCCGACGCGGAGATCAAGAAGGTCGTCAAGGGCGCGCCCGAGGTGATCGACGGCTACTTCCACCTCTCCGACAAGCCCGGTCTGGGTGTCGAGCTCGATGTCGACGCCGCGGCCGAGTTCCCGCAGCAGCAGGCGCGCTTCGACCTGTGGGCCGAGGGCTGGGAGCAGCGCAAGCCGAAGGGCAGCACCAAGTGAGCACAGCCGTCGTCGTCGAGGCGCCCGGGGAGCACCGGCTCGTCGCGCACGAGCCGCGGCGCCCGGAGCCCGGCGAGGCGCTGGTACGCGTCCACGCCACCGGCATCTGCGGCAGCGACCGCGAGGTGTACCAGGGCAACCGGCCCGAGGGGTACGTCCGTTACCCGCTGACCCCGGGCCACGAGTGGTCCGGGACGGTCGAGGCGGTCGGCGCCGGGGTCCCCTCGTCGCTCGTCGGCCGCAAGGTCGTCGGGGAGGGGTTCCGCAACTGCCAGGTCTGCGACCGCTGCCACGCGGGCGAGACGACCCTGTGCACGGACGGGTACGAGGAGACCGGCTTCACCCAGCCGGGGGCCATGGCGTCCACCCTCACCCTGCCGGCCCGGCTGCTGCACGTCCTGGCGGACGACGCCGACCTCACGGCGGCGGCCCTGCTCGAACCCGCCGCCTGCATCGCGGCCGCCGCGATCAAGGGGCGGGCGCTGCCCGGCGAGAAGGTGGCCGTCGTCGGCACCGGCACGCTGGGGATGTTCGCCGTCCAGTTCCTCAAGGCGGGTTCCCCGGCCGAACTGCTGGTCGTCGGGACGCGCCGGGACCGGGAGGGCCTCTCCCGGCAGTTCGGCGCCTCGGACTTCCGGACCCGGGACGAGGAACTGCCGGACGACTTCGACGTCGTCATCGAGACCGCGGGATCGGCGTCCGCCGCGCGTACCGCGGCGTCGCTGCTCAGGCGCGGCGGACGGCTGGTGCTGACGGGGATCCCGGCGGCCGGCGCCGACGGGCTCGACCCGACGGACCTGGTCGTACGGCAGCTGGAGGTGCACACCGTCTTCGGCGCTCCCCCGGACGCCTGGTCGCACACCGTCCGGGTGTTCGGCGCCGGACTGCTGGACCCGCTGCCGCTGGTCACGCACGAGCTGCCGCTCGCCGAGTTCTCCGAGGCGATCGAGCTGGTGGGGTCCGGCGACCCGAAGGTGGGCAAGGTGCTGCTCAAGCCGTAGGTCCCGACAAGCCGTACGCCGGTGCGGGGCCACCTGACCGCCCCGCACCGGCGTACACCCAGCCCCGCACGACCTGAGCCGCGAACCTTGACCGACATATCGAACACGAAGGACGGCATGTGACCACCGACGCTTCCGCCACGGCAGCCCGTCGACCCGCTGAGCAGGCGCTCACCGCGCTCGGACTGGGCGCGCCCGCGCTCGACCCCGCCGACACCTCCTCCCACTCCTTCCCGGGTGGCGGCCGCTGGCGCACCGAGGTCCCTTCGTGCGAGGGCCCCGAAGCGCTGGCCGTCATCCTCAAGGAGGCCTCGCGCCTCGACGTGCCGATCCACCGGATCAGCCAGGGCAGCGGCGTGTGGATGCTGACCGACGCCGAGATCACCGAGATGGTCGACGCCACCGGGGAACGGGACATCGAGCTCTGCCTCTTCACGGGGCCGCGCGGCACCTGGGACATCGGCGGCTCGACCCGTACCGACTCCAAGGGCGGCGGGCTGCGCGCCCGGGGGCACGACGCCGTGGCCGGATGTGTCGAGGACGCGGTCCGGGCGACGGAGCTGGGCGTCAAGTGCCTGCTCGTCGCCGACGAGGGCGTGCTGTGGACGCTGCACCGGGCCCGGCTGGCCGGCATCATCCCGGCCGACACGACGCTGAAGGTGTCGGCGCTCATCGGCCCGGTCAACCCGGCCGCGTACGCGGTGTACGAGCGGCTCGGCGCCGACTCCGTCAACGTGCCCAGCGACCTGACGCTCGATCACCTCACGGAGATCCGGCGGGTGTCGGGCGCTCCCATGGACATGTACATCGAGGCCCCCGACGATCTCGGCGGCTACATCCGGATGTACGAGGTGGCCGAGCTGATCCGGCGCGGTTCACCGCTCTATCTGAAGTTCGGCCTGTCCAAGGCCCCGGGGATCTACCCCTACGGCCACCACATGCGGGACCTGACGCTCTCCACCGCACGGGAGCGGGTGCGCCGCGGACGGCTCGCCCTCGACCTCCTCGCGCGGCACGGGGCCGACGGGGACATGGCCCCCCTGGGCTCGCGTCTGCCGGGTGAACTGAACCGATTCGGCATTCAGTCATAACGTTCCGGAAACTTGCTTCACAGAAGCCGACACAGGCGCGCAGAATCCCACACATCTTCTCTCGGTCATCCCGGCACCACGTCCGGGAACGCCCTTCGCACCGCGAGACCGATCCCTGCACACCACATCAAGGATGATGAACATGCGTAACCGCAGAGCCGCCCTCGCCGCCATAGCCGGAGCCGCTTCCCTCGCCCTGACCCTGAGCGCCTGCGGGCAGTCCGGTGAGGGCGGCAGCAAGGACGACTCGGGCGACTCCAAGGGCGGGACGATCGGCATCGCGATGCCGACGAAGTCCTCCGAGCGTTGGATCACCGACGGTGCCAACGTCGAGAAGGACCTCAAGGCCAAGGGCTACAAGACCAAGCTGGTCTTCGGCGAGGACGACCCCGACCAGCAGGTCTCGCAGATCGAGAACCTGATCACCCAGGGCGTCAAGGCCCTGATCATCGCGGCCATCGACAACAAGTCGCTGAACAACGTCCTCCAGCAGGCCGCCGACGCCAAGATCCCGGTCATCTCCTACGACCGCCTGATCCTCGGCACGAAGAACGTCGACTACTACGCGTCCTTCGACAACGAGAAGGTCGGCAAGCTCCAGGCCGGCTACCTCGTCGAAAAGCTGGGCCTGGCGTCCGGCAAGGGCCCCTTCAACATCGAGCTGTTCGCCGGCTCCAACGACGACAACAACACCAAGTACTTCTTCAACGGCGCGATGAGCGTGCTCCAGCCGTACATCGACAGCAAGAAGCTCGTGGTCAAGTCCGGCCAGACCAAGATGACCCAGGTCACCACCCTGCGCTGGGACGGCGCCACCGCCCAGAAGCGCATGGAGGACATCCTCACCTCGTCGTACAAGAGCGGCCGGGTCGACGCGGTCCTCTCGCCCTACGACGGCATCTCCATCGGCATCATCGCCGCGCTGAAGTCCGACGGCTACGGCTCCGCCGCCAAGCCCCTGCCGGTCATCAGCGGCCAGGACGCCGAGCTGGCCTCCGTGAAGTCGATCATCGCCGGCCAGCAGTCGATGACCGTCTACAAGGACCTGCGCAAGCTCGCCCAGGTCGCCACGGACATGGTCGACGCCACCCTGAACGGCAAGAAGCCCGAGATCAACGACACCAAGTCGTACGACAACGGCACCAAGGTCGTCCCCGCCTACCTGCTCCAGCCGGTGAGCGTCGACAAGACGAACTACGAGAAGGAACTGGTCCAGGGCGGCTACTACACGGCTGACCAGCTCAAGTAAGCGTCGACCCACACGGATTGGAAGGCACGACCATGGCGGGACCCGTCCTGGAAATGCGCTCGATCGTCAAGACCTTTCCCGGCGTAAAAGCGCTGTCGGACGTCACGCTGACTGTCCGTCAGGGCGAGGTCCATGCCATCTGCGGTGAGAACGGCGCCGGGAAGTCCACCTTGATGAAGGTGCTCTCCGGCGTCCATCCGCACGGAACCTACGGCGGCGACATCCTCTTCGAGGAAGAGGTCGTCCAGTTCAAGGACATCCGGGCGAGCGAGCAGCACGGCATCGTCATCATCCACCAGGAACTGGCGCTGTCGCCGTACCTCTCCCTCGCGGAGAACATCTTCCTCGGCAACGAACACGCCAAGGGCGGGTTCATCGACTGGCGGGAGACCCTGCGGCACGCGACGGAACTGCTGCGCCGGGTCGGTCTCGACGACCACCCGGAGACCCGCGTCGCCGACATCGGCGTGGGCAAGCAGCAGCTCGTGGAGATCGCGAAGGCACTGTCGAAGAAGGTGAAGCTGCTCATCCTGGATGAGCCGACGGCGGCCCTGAACGACGAGGACAGCGGCAAACTCCTGGATCTGATCCTGGAGTTGAAGAAGCAGGGCATCACCTCGATCATCATCTCCCACAAGCTCAACGAGATCCGCAAGGTCGCGGACTCGGTGACGATCATCCGCGACGGGCACTCCATCGAGACGCTCGACGTGAAGGCCGCGGAGACGACCGAGGACCGGATCATCAGCGGCATGGTCGGGCGCGACCTCGACCACCGCTTCCCCGAGCGCACCCCGCACGAGGCGCAGGAGGGCGCGGCCCCGGCCCTGGAGATCCGCGACTGGACGGTGCACCACCCGATCGACCAGCAGCGCAAGGTGGTCGACGACGTGTCGATCCAGGTGCGCCGCGGGGAGATCGTCGGCATCGCGGGCCTCATGGGCGCGGGCCGCACCGAACTGGCCATGAGCGTCTTCGGGCGCAGCTACGGCCGGCACGCGGGCGGCACGGTCCTCAAGGACGGCAAGGAGATCCGCACGAAGACGGTCGCCGAGGCCATCGGGCACGGGATCGCCTACGTCACCGAGGACCGCAAGCACTACGGCCTCAACCTCATCGACACGATCAACCGCAACATCTCGCTGACGGCCCTCGCCAAGGTCGCCAAGCGGGGTGTGGTCGACGAGCACGAGGAGCGGCAGGTCTCCGAGGGCTACCGCAAGTCCATGAACATCAAGGCGCCCACCGTCTTCGAGCCCGTGGGCAAGCTGTCCGGCGGCAACCAGCAGAAGGTCGTCCTCAGCAAGTGGATCTTCGCGGGTCCCGACGTGCTGATCCTGGACGAGCCCACGCGCGGTATCGACGTCGGCGCCAAGTTCGAGATCTACACGGTCATCGACCAGCTGGCCGCCCAGGGCAAGGCGGTCGTCTTCATCTCCTCCGAACTGCCCGAACTGCTCGGCATGTGCGACCGCATCTACACGATGGCCGCCGGACGGCTCACGGGCGAGTTCCCGCGGGCCGAGGCCACGCAGGAAGTGCTGATGCGTCAGATGACGAAGGACAAAGAGGTATCGCGATGAGCACGGACGTGACCGACAAGAGCCCGGCGGCGGCACCGCCCGGGAAGAGCGGGGGCTCTGCCACCGGCGGCGGGCTGCTGCGCCTGGTGCTGGACGGACTGCGGCGCAACATGCGCCAGTACGGCATGCTGATCGCGCTCGGCCTGCTCGTGGTCCTGTTCCAGGTGTGGACCGGCGGTGACCTGCTGCTCCCCCGCAACGTCTCCAACCTGGTCCTTCAGAACAGCTACATCCTGATCCTCGCGATCGGCATGATGCTGGTGATCATCGCGGGTCACATCGACCTGTCGGTCGGTTCGGTGACGGCGTTCACGGGCGCCTTCGCGGCCGTCCTCACGGTGCAGCACGACGTGGCGTGGCCCGTCGCGCTGGTGCTGTGCCTGGTCGTGGGCGCGGTGGCCGGCGCGGTACAGGGCTTCCTGATCGCCTATCTCGGCATACCCTCCTTCATCGTCACCCTCGCGGGCATGCTGCTCTTCCGCGGTCTGACGGAGATCCTCCTGGAGGGCCAGACCCTCGGCCCGTTCCCCGACGGTCTCCAGAAGATGGGCAACGGCTTCCTGCCGGAGGTCGGCCCGCACACGAACTACCACAACATCACGCTGCTGCTGGGCTTCGCCCTGCTCGCGTTCGTCGTCCTCCAGGAGGTCCGCGACCGCAAGCGTCAGCAGGAGTTCTCGCTCGACGTGGTGCCGACGAACCTCTTCCTGCTCAAGCTCGTCGCCATCGCCGCCGCGGTGCTCACGGTCACGATGCTCCTCGCCAGCTACAAGGGCGCGCCGATCATCCTGATCATCCTCGGCGCGCTGGTCGTCGGCTACGGCTACATCATGCGCAACGCCGTCTTCGGCCGTCACATCTACGCCATCGGCGGCAACCTGCCGGCGGCGAAGCTGTCCGGCGTGAAGGACAAGAAGGTCACCTTCCTCGTCTTCCTGAACATGGGCGCGCTCGCGGCCCTGGCGGGTCTGGTGGTCGCGGCCCGGCTGAACGCGGCCTCGCCGAAGGCGGGCCTCAGCTTCGAACTGGAGGCGATCGCCTCGTCGTTCATCGGCGGCGCGTCCATGAGCGGCGGTGTCGGCACCGTGCTCGGCGCCATCATCGGTGGTCTCGTCCTCGGTGTGCTGAACAACGGCATGAACCTGCTGAGCGTCGGCACCGACTGGCAGCAGGTCATCAAGGGCCTCGCCCTGCTGATCGCGGTCGGGTTCGACGTGTGGAACAAGCGCAAGTCAGGTTCCTGAGACGGAGCGGGCCCCGCCGGAAGGCGGGGCCCGCTCTGTTTCCGGTGCGCCACCCGGAGCCGGGGAGTGCGCCACCGGAGGCCCGGAGCAGCGGACCGAAGGCCGGACAAGAAAGGCGGGGCGCGGTGAAGACGCTCTTCGGCAAGCTCGCCGACGGCACCGAGATCCACAGCTGGGCGCTGGAGAACGGCGGCACCCGGATGGAGGTCCTCTCCTGGGGCGCGATCGTGCGGTCCCTGGAGATCCCGGACCGGCGGGGCCGGTACGCCGACGTCTGCCTCGGCTTCGACGAGCTGGACGACTACATCACGAAGACGCCGTACTTCGGCGCGCTGATCGGCCGCTACGGCAACCGCATCGCCGGAGGCCGGTTCACCCTCGACGGCGTCGCCCACCAGGTCGACGTCAACGACGGCGGGAACAGCCTGCACGGCGGCGCCGCCGGCTTCGACCGGCGGGTGTGGGAGGTCGAGCCGTTCACCGAGGGCCCCGACACCGGCCTGCGCCTGTCCCGCACGAGCCCCGACGGGGAGATGGGGTACCCGGGCACGCTGGAGGTGCAGGTCACGTACACCCTCACCCGGCACGGGGACTGGCGCATCGACTACGAGGCCGTCACCGACCGGCCCACGGTCGTCAATCTCACCAGCCACGTCTACTGGAACCTCGCGGGCGAGGGCACCGGCCCGGTCGACGACCACGAGCTGACGATCGCCGCGTCGCGCTACACACCCGTCGGCCCGGACCTGATCCCCACCGGCGAACTCGCCCCGGTCGCCGGCACACCCTTCGACTTCCGGCGCGCCACGAGGATCGGCCAGGGCCTGCGGGCCGGTCACCTCCAGCAGACCCGGGCCCAGGGCTACGACCACAACTGGGTCCTCGACAAGGGCGTCACCGCCGGGCCGGAACCCGTGGCCACGCTGCGCGACCCGGTCTCCGGCCGCAGCCTGGAGATCGCCACCGACCAGCCGGGGCTCCAGTTCTACTCCGGCAACTTCCTCGACGGCACCCTCACCGGCCGGTCCGGCCGCGCCTACCGCCAGGGCGACGCCCTGTGCCTGGAGACCCAGCACTTCCCCGACTCGCCGAACCGCCCCGAGTTCCCCCCGACGCTGCTGCGACCGGGGCGGACGTACCGGTCGACGACGGTCCACTCGTTCGGCACCTGACCGCCTGCGCGGCCGGCGGGCCTTCTTCACAGCAGGACCACAGTTTCTTACCGATTCCTCAGCGGTTGAACAGCCGTCCTCCGACCTTCGTATGTAAGAGCGGCCCGCGCTCCCCCGCGCGGGCCACCCATGACGACGGGCCCGGTCGTCCCCGCCGGGCCCGCCCCATACGGAGGTTCCATGGCCGACAACGTCTCCTCGTTGTTCCGCAACACCGCGGCGCACAGCCCGTCGATGGCGGCGCTGACACGGGAGGGCGGCGAGGGGGTCGGCCCGGTGGACTTCTGCATACCCTGCAACCCCTACTTCCCCACGCCCGCCATGATGGACACCATGGCCGCGCGGCTGCGGGACATCATCACGTACTACCCGAGCGGCGCCGACACGATCACGGCCGAGCTGTGCAACCTGCTCCAACTGCCGCCGCAGGCAGTGGCGATGGGCAACGGATCGACCGAACTGATCACCTGGATCGACCATCTGCTGGTCCGTGAGTCCCTCGCCGTCCCCGTTCCCACCTTCGGCCGCTGGACCGACCAGCCCATGGAGACCGGCAAGCGGGTCGACATGTTCCCGCTCCAGGAGTCCAGCGGCTTCGCCCTGGACCTGGCGCAGTACGCCGAGTTCATCCGCACCCGGGGCACCAAGGTCGCCGTCATCTGCAACCCGAACAACCCCGACGGCGGCTTCCTGCACAAGCACGCGCTCGTGCAGTTCATGGACGCGATGGCCGACCTGGACCTGATCGTCATCGACGAGTCGTTCCTGGAGTTCGCGGACGCGGAGCAGGAACCGAGCGTCGTGCAGGAGGCGATGATCCGGCCGAACGTCATCGTGCTGCGCAGCCTCGGCAAGAACTTCGGTCTGCACGGCATCCGTTTCGGCTACATGGTCGCCAACCCCTCGCTGGCCGGCCGGGTCCGCTCGATGCTGCCGAAGTGGAACCTCAACGCCTTCGCCGAGTACGTGGTCTTCATGCTGAAGGAGCACGGCCCCGAGTACGCGCAGAGCCTGATGCAGGTGCGCCGGGACCGTCTCGACATGGCGAGCCAGCTCAGCGCGCTGCCCGGGCTGACCGTCTACCCCTCGCAGGGGAACTTCCTCTTCGTGCGCCTTCCCGTCGGCGCCGAGGGCACCGTGGTCCGCGACCGGCTGCTCAACGAGCACCGCATCCTGGTCCGCGAGTGCGGCAACAAGATCGGTTCGTCCAGCCGCTTCCTGAGACTCGTGGTGCGCCCCCAGGTGGACGTCCGTCGCCTGGTGTCCGGCCTGGAACAGGTGCTCTACGGGACCAGGAGGGGAGCCGCGGTGCCCGAGCTGAGCGCCGGCGCCGGCTACAGCTCGGGCACGGCGGCCGTGGACCGCCTGGTCACCAACGGGTCGGGCATGCACGGCCTCGCCGCTCAGGCCATGGGCATGGCGATGCCGGGTCCGGTCGCGGCCGCCCCGGCTCCTGTCCCGATGGCGGTGCAGTCGGCGGCACCGGCGCAGGCCACCCCGTCCGACGGCGCCGGGATGCCGCTCCCGGCCGCGGCCCAGGTCTTCCCCCAGTCGGTCCCGGCGCCGGCGATGGCCCCCGTCCCGGCCCCTGCCCCCGCGCCCGCGCCCGCGCCCGCGCCCGCCCCGCCGATGGCTCCGGCGGCCGCGATGGCCCCGGCCGCGATGGCACCCCCCATGTCCCCGGCGGCGATGTCCCCGGCCGCCATGTCCCCGGCCGCGATGGCACCCGCCATGGCCCCCGCACCCGCACCGGCCCCCGCACCCGCCCCGCCGATGGGCCCGACACCGCCCGGTGTCCCGGCCCGCGGTGGTCTCACGGCCGCCCAGGTCAGGGGCACCAACGGCCTGTCCCCCGCCGCCGCGACGGGCTGGCCGA
Above is a genomic segment from Streptomyces asoensis containing:
- the mmsB gene encoding multiple monosaccharide ABC transporter permease codes for the protein MSTDVTDKSPAAAPPGKSGGSATGGGLLRLVLDGLRRNMRQYGMLIALGLLVVLFQVWTGGDLLLPRNVSNLVLQNSYILILAIGMMLVIIAGHIDLSVGSVTAFTGAFAAVLTVQHDVAWPVALVLCLVVGAVAGAVQGFLIAYLGIPSFIVTLAGMLLFRGLTEILLEGQTLGPFPDGLQKMGNGFLPEVGPHTNYHNITLLLGFALLAFVVLQEVRDRKRQQEFSLDVVPTNLFLLKLVAIAAAVLTVTMLLASYKGAPIILIILGALVVGYGYIMRNAVFGRHIYAIGGNLPAAKLSGVKDKKVTFLVFLNMGALAALAGLVVAARLNAASPKAGLSFELEAIASSFIGGASMSGGVGTVLGAIIGGLVLGVLNNGMNLLSVGTDWQQVIKGLALLIAVGFDVWNKRKSGS
- a CDS encoding zinc-dependent alcohol dehydrogenase; the protein is MSTAVVVEAPGEHRLVAHEPRRPEPGEALVRVHATGICGSDREVYQGNRPEGYVRYPLTPGHEWSGTVEAVGAGVPSSLVGRKVVGEGFRNCQVCDRCHAGETTLCTDGYEETGFTQPGAMASTLTLPARLLHVLADDADLTAAALLEPAACIAAAAIKGRALPGEKVAVVGTGTLGMFAVQFLKAGSPAELLVVGTRRDREGLSRQFGASDFRTRDEELPDDFDVVIETAGSASAARTAASLLRRGGRLVLTGIPAAGADGLDPTDLVVRQLEVHTVFGAPPDAWSHTVRVFGAGLLDPLPLVTHELPLAEFSEAIELVGSGDPKVGKVLLKP
- the chvE gene encoding multiple monosaccharide ABC transporter substrate-binding protein codes for the protein MRNRRAALAAIAGAASLALTLSACGQSGEGGSKDDSGDSKGGTIGIAMPTKSSERWITDGANVEKDLKAKGYKTKLVFGEDDPDQQVSQIENLITQGVKALIIAAIDNKSLNNVLQQAADAKIPVISYDRLILGTKNVDYYASFDNEKVGKLQAGYLVEKLGLASGKGPFNIELFAGSNDDNNTKYFFNGAMSVLQPYIDSKKLVVKSGQTKMTQVTTLRWDGATAQKRMEDILTSSYKSGRVDAVLSPYDGISIGIIAALKSDGYGSAAKPLPVISGQDAELASVKSIIAGQQSMTVYKDLRKLAQVATDMVDATLNGKKPEINDTKSYDNGTKVVPAYLLQPVSVDKTNYEKELVQGGYYTADQLK
- a CDS encoding pyridoxal phosphate-dependent aminotransferase codes for the protein MADNVSSLFRNTAAHSPSMAALTREGGEGVGPVDFCIPCNPYFPTPAMMDTMAARLRDIITYYPSGADTITAELCNLLQLPPQAVAMGNGSTELITWIDHLLVRESLAVPVPTFGRWTDQPMETGKRVDMFPLQESSGFALDLAQYAEFIRTRGTKVAVICNPNNPDGGFLHKHALVQFMDAMADLDLIVIDESFLEFADAEQEPSVVQEAMIRPNVIVLRSLGKNFGLHGIRFGYMVANPSLAGRVRSMLPKWNLNAFAEYVVFMLKEHGPEYAQSLMQVRRDRLDMASQLSALPGLTVYPSQGNFLFVRLPVGAEGTVVRDRLLNEHRILVRECGNKIGSSSRFLRLVVRPQVDVRRLVSGLEQVLYGTRRGAAVPELSAGAGYSSGTAAVDRLVTNGSGMHGLAAQAMGMAMPGPVAAAPAPVPMAVQSAAPAQATPSDGAGMPLPAAAQVFPQSVPAPAMAPVPAPAPAPAPAPAPAPPMAPAAAMAPAAMAPPMSPAAMSPAAMSPAAMAPAMAPAPAPAPAPAPPMGPTPPGVPARGGLTAAQVRGTNGLSPAAATGWPNAQSWPNAAGMGQAG
- a CDS encoding aldose epimerase family protein, with translation MFPVRHPEPGSAPPEARSSGPKAGQERRGAVKTLFGKLADGTEIHSWALENGGTRMEVLSWGAIVRSLEIPDRRGRYADVCLGFDELDDYITKTPYFGALIGRYGNRIAGGRFTLDGVAHQVDVNDGGNSLHGGAAGFDRRVWEVEPFTEGPDTGLRLSRTSPDGEMGYPGTLEVQVTYTLTRHGDWRIDYEAVTDRPTVVNLTSHVYWNLAGEGTGPVDDHELTIAASRYTPVGPDLIPTGELAPVAGTPFDFRRATRIGQGLRAGHLQQTRAQGYDHNWVLDKGVTAGPEPVATLRDPVSGRSLEIATDQPGLQFYSGNFLDGTLTGRSGRAYRQGDALCLETQHFPDSPNRPEFPPTLLRPGRTYRSTTVHSFGT
- the mmsA gene encoding multiple monosaccharide ABC transporter ATP-binding protein, giving the protein MAGPVLEMRSIVKTFPGVKALSDVTLTVRQGEVHAICGENGAGKSTLMKVLSGVHPHGTYGGDILFEEEVVQFKDIRASEQHGIVIIHQELALSPYLSLAENIFLGNEHAKGGFIDWRETLRHATELLRRVGLDDHPETRVADIGVGKQQLVEIAKALSKKVKLLILDEPTAALNDEDSGKLLDLILELKKQGITSIIISHKLNEIRKVADSVTIIRDGHSIETLDVKAAETTEDRIISGMVGRDLDHRFPERTPHEAQEGAAPALEIRDWTVHHPIDQQRKVVDDVSIQVRRGEIVGIAGLMGAGRTELAMSVFGRSYGRHAGGTVLKDGKEIRTKTVAEAIGHGIAYVTEDRKHYGLNLIDTINRNISLTALAKVAKRGVVDEHEERQVSEGYRKSMNIKAPTVFEPVGKLSGGNQQKVVLSKWIFAGPDVLILDEPTRGIDVGAKFEIYTVIDQLAAQGKAVVFISSELPELLGMCDRIYTMAAGRLTGEFPRAEATQEVLMRQMTKDKEVSR